A single genomic interval of Lathyrus oleraceus cultivar Zhongwan6 chromosome 7, CAAS_Psat_ZW6_1.0, whole genome shotgun sequence harbors:
- the LOC127106820 gene encoding uncharacterized protein LOC127106820 has product MSSLSLLTPRSHHLSISLLLLVIILPLTATTAQESSLLEILRNHGLPAGLFPQSVKSFKLDQMGRLEVHLDRPCLAQYETTVFFDTVVKANLSFGQLKVLQGMSREELFLWLPVKDIIVTDQSSGLILIDIGFAYKRLSFSRFDEPPVCRSHQGLSFRMGGRKGFGFGDQR; this is encoded by the exons ATGTCGTCTCTGTCTCTCCTCACACCTAGATCTCATCATCTTTCCATTTCCCTTCTTCTCCTTGTTATCATTCTTCCTCTCACAGCAACAACAGCTCAAGAATCTTCCCTTCTTGAGATTCTCCGCAACCATGGCCTCCCAGCAGGACTCTTCCCTCAAAGTGTCAAATCATTCAAATTAGACCAAATGGGTCGTTTAGAAGTACACTTAGATCGTCCTTGTTTGGCTCAGTACGAAACCACAGTGTTCTTCGACACTGTTGTTAAAGCCAACCTTAGTTTCGGACAGCTTAAGGTTTTGCAAGGCATGTCTCGTGAAGAGCTTTTCCTATGGCTACCTGTTAAAGATATCATTGTCACTGATCAATCTTCTGGCCTCATTCTCATTGATATTGGTTTTGCCTATAAACGACTCTCTTTCTCTCGTTTTGATGAACCCCCAGTTTGTAGATCTCATCAAG GTCTTTCTTTTCGTATGGGTGGAAGGAAGGGTTTTGGATTTGGAGATCAAAGATGA